One uncultured Gellertiella sp. genomic window carries:
- the bcsA gene encoding UDP-forming cellulose synthase catalytic subunit, translating to MMCMKWLAIIAGALGLFVLWLPISLQAQLVLSFAVLGLLFIAMSRPDNKTFRMMTFVFSGILALRYAYWRTTETLPNFSEPWNFIPGLLLYLAEMYCLLMLAVSYFMLADPLRRTAPAIKNAADLPTVDVFIPTYNEDPELLAGTLAAAKSMLYPRDKLNIYLLDDGGTEAKRNARDPRAALAAMRRHELLKSLCEAMGVHYHARKKNDHAKAGNLNEGLKVSKGELVVVFDADHAPVREFLRETVPFFKDEEKLFLVQTPHYFLNPDPLEKNLDTFARMPSENEMFYSVLQRGLDKWNASFFCGSAAVLRRKALETTNGFAGQSITEDCETALALHSNGWHSYYVDKPLIAGLQPETFVSFIGQRARWCQGMLQILILNRPFLARGLTMAQRICYAGINLFWLFPLSRLAFMFSPLLYIFFSLEVYQANIMEFASYALTYLVSSFAMQSYLYGRVRWPWVSELYEYVQSVMLIGSIVSVIRNPRKPTFNVTAKGQTLDKSVLSPIAKPYFAIFGILLVAAIYSVWRFFTEPLAGDLLMIVAGWNLLNLGLAGAALGVVAERRELRRNQRLPVKRHALMRIGEALHSIMILDASSGGLTVEFLDHAPGIPAEGDFQAIVDLRRNGHVISFAVERRNCRASSEGMVYGFAYHERTPETFMAIADLMYSDQAVLQERLSRRQVRLGFFAGTWQFALWTFRETIRALGYAGGLVKEAAVESVGDAPMALKEKHKFKPEEVEELSAAFKGTQVYG from the coding sequence ATGATGTGCATGAAATGGCTGGCAATCATTGCCGGCGCATTGGGTCTTTTTGTCCTCTGGCTGCCGATCAGCCTGCAGGCGCAGCTTGTCTTGAGCTTTGCCGTGCTCGGCCTGCTGTTCATCGCGATGAGTCGCCCGGACAACAAGACGTTCCGGATGATGACCTTCGTGTTTTCCGGCATCCTGGCCTTGCGCTATGCCTATTGGCGCACCACGGAAACCCTGCCGAATTTTTCCGAGCCGTGGAATTTCATCCCCGGCCTGCTGCTCTATCTCGCCGAAATGTACTGCCTGCTGATGCTGGCCGTCAGCTATTTCATGCTGGCCGATCCGCTGCGCCGCACCGCACCGGCGATCAAGAACGCCGCCGACCTGCCGACGGTCGACGTCTTCATTCCGACCTATAATGAAGATCCGGAACTGCTGGCGGGCACGCTGGCTGCGGCCAAGTCGATGCTCTACCCGCGCGACAAGCTCAATATCTATCTGCTCGACGACGGCGGCACCGAGGCCAAGCGCAACGCCAGGGATCCGCGCGCCGCCCTTGCCGCGATGCGCCGTCACGAGCTTCTGAAGTCGCTGTGCGAGGCGATGGGCGTTCACTATCACGCCCGCAAGAAGAACGATCATGCCAAGGCCGGCAATCTCAACGAGGGCCTGAAGGTTTCCAAGGGCGAGCTGGTCGTGGTGTTTGACGCCGACCATGCGCCGGTGCGCGAATTCCTGCGCGAGACGGTGCCCTTCTTCAAGGACGAGGAAAAGCTGTTCCTGGTCCAGACCCCGCATTATTTCCTCAATCCCGATCCGCTGGAAAAGAACCTCGACACCTTTGCCCGCATGCCGTCGGAAAACGAGATGTTCTATTCGGTGCTGCAGCGCGGCCTCGACAAGTGGAATGCCTCGTTCTTCTGCGGTTCGGCCGCCGTGCTGCGCCGCAAGGCGCTCGAGACCACCAACGGTTTTGCCGGCCAGTCGATCACCGAGGATTGCGAAACGGCGCTGGCGCTGCATTCCAACGGCTGGCACAGCTACTATGTCGACAAGCCGCTGATCGCCGGCCTGCAGCCGGAAACCTTCGTCTCCTTCATCGGCCAGCGCGCCCGCTGGTGCCAGGGCATGCTGCAGATCCTGATCCTCAACCGGCCCTTCCTGGCGCGCGGCCTGACCATGGCACAGCGCATCTGCTACGCCGGCATCAACCTGTTCTGGCTGTTCCCGCTGTCGCGGCTCGCCTTCATGTTCTCGCCGCTGCTCTACATCTTCTTCTCGCTGGAAGTGTATCAGGCCAATATCATGGAGTTTGCGTCCTACGCGCTCACCTATCTGGTCTCCTCCTTTGCCATGCAGAGCTATCTCTATGGCCGGGTGCGCTGGCCGTGGGTGTCGGAACTCTACGAATATGTGCAGTCGGTGATGCTGATCGGCTCGATTGTCAGCGTCATCCGCAATCCGAGAAAGCCGACTTTCAACGTCACGGCAAAGGGCCAGACGCTGGACAAGAGCGTGCTGTCGCCGATTGCCAAGCCCTATTTCGCAATTTTCGGCATCCTGCTGGTGGCCGCCATCTATTCGGTCTGGCGGTTCTTCACCGAGCCCCTGGCAGGTGACCTGCTGATGATCGTTGCGGGCTGGAACCTGCTCAATCTCGGCCTTGCCGGTGCTGCCCTCGGCGTGGTTGCCGAACGGCGCGAACTGCGCCGCAACCAGCGCCTGCCGGTCAAGCGCCATGCGCTGATGCGGATCGGCGAGGCCCTGCATTCGATCATGATCCTCGATGCTTCGAGCGGCGGACTGACGGTGGAGTTTCTCGACCATGCGCCGGGCATTCCGGCGGAGGGCGATTTTCAGGCAATCGTCGATCTCCGGCGCAATGGCCATGTCATCTCCTTTGCGGTCGAACGGCGCAATTGCCGGGCCTCCAGCGAGGGCATGGTCTACGGCTTTGCCTATCATGAGCGCACGCCCGAAACCTTCATGGCGATTGCCGACCTGATGTATTCCGATCAGGCGGTGCTGCAGGAGCGGCTGTCGCGCCGCCAGGTCCGGCTCGGCTTCTTTGCAGGCACCTGGCAATTTGCCCTCTGGACCTTCCGCGAGACGATCCGGGCGCTTGGCTATGCCGGCGGCCTCGTCAAGGAAGCTGCGGTGGAATCGGTTGGCGATGCGCCGATGGCGCTCAAGGAAAAACACAAGTTCAAGCCCGAAGAGGTCGAAGAACTTTCGGCCGCATTCAAGGGAACCCAGGTCTATGGATAA
- a CDS encoding helix-turn-helix transcriptional regulator: MAMEQLDIATISYGLISACLNSVLWPQVLETVCQMTASRAAYVAPANTLPLTAGELGFPFSRGADVLHLHAMLQGTVTNLRQIELEAPELDAVRDPGLPSPRRSNARRSGKLCLHLIRNREAAPFSPEQEAILHHIRLGLSVSLQLLGELDIRLVAATDAALSLAALPTVLFDGAGKVMHVSKQAEPLIGSNLRLIHGELVSRSAMETKQLKLRLRAMLADGNGATDTAGVGPGSAPVRSRGGRRKMAEDATVEVPLSFSRIGRRPLLMSLKWLDTPRPNMAGGPVIAGLLIDLEEHATPTEDCLRGIFHLTHQEFHIACELANGYGAREISENRHLNYETVRSHVKSIMRKMGVTRQAEITALLATLAKV, encoded by the coding sequence ATGGCCATGGAACAGCTCGATATTGCCACGATCAGTTACGGGCTGATTTCTGCCTGTCTCAATTCCGTGCTCTGGCCGCAGGTTCTCGAAACCGTGTGCCAGATGACGGCCTCCCGGGCCGCCTATGTCGCGCCCGCCAATACCTTGCCGCTGACCGCAGGCGAACTGGGCTTTCCCTTCAGCCGTGGCGCGGATGTGCTGCACCTGCATGCCATGCTGCAGGGAACCGTGACCAATCTTCGGCAAATCGAACTCGAGGCCCCGGAACTGGATGCCGTCAGGGACCCCGGCCTGCCGTCCCCCCGGCGCAGCAATGCCAGGCGCAGTGGCAAGCTTTGCCTGCATCTGATCCGCAACCGGGAAGCTGCCCCCTTCAGCCCCGAGCAGGAAGCAATCCTGCATCATATCCGGCTGGGTCTCAGCGTCTCCCTGCAGTTGCTGGGCGAGCTCGATATCCGGCTCGTCGCCGCCACTGATGCGGCACTGTCGCTCGCCGCCTTGCCGACAGTGCTGTTCGACGGGGCCGGCAAGGTCATGCATGTCAGCAAGCAGGCCGAACCGCTGATCGGCAGCAATCTGCGCCTGATCCATGGTGAGCTTGTCTCCCGCAGCGCCATGGAAACCAAGCAGTTGAAACTCCGGCTGCGGGCGATGCTTGCCGATGGCAATGGCGCGACGGATACGGCGGGCGTTGGGCCAGGGTCAGCGCCTGTCCGCTCCCGGGGTGGCAGGCGAAAGATGGCTGAAGATGCGACCGTTGAGGTTCCCCTGAGCTTTTCCAGAATCGGCCGGCGTCCCCTGCTGATGAGCCTGAAATGGCTGGACACGCCGCGCCCGAACATGGCGGGCGGTCCGGTCATTGCCGGTCTGCTGATCGATCTCGAAGAGCACGCCACTCCGACGGAGGACTGCCTGCGCGGCATCTTCCACCTCACCCACCAGGAATTTCATATCGCCTGCGAACTCGCCAACGGCTATGGTGCACGGGAAATATCGGAAAACCGTCATCTGAACTACGAGACGGTGCGCAGCCATGTCAAAAGCATCATGCGCAAGATGGGCGTGACGCGGCAGGCCGAAATCACCGCGCTGCTGGCAACCCTTGCCAAGGTCTGA
- a CDS encoding cellulose biosynthesis cyclic di-GMP-binding regulatory protein BcsB translates to MDNNKKIHGLALAAWLASVALFPGNGEAEENRLVPEVAAAPAAPSEAAAPVATATSLIPFEQAASSLVLRGEDDTIALTFNISEPARLVGGALQLAYTNAVSVLPDTATIEVKVNGKPAGSFPVRSPSGYQLQSIPVGTDALRMGRNRVEVRAIQHHRVDCSLDATYELWTRLSPDRSGFLSKAPIHFAAPMDLLAVGKTGEGFTDIRLIAPSGDNTAVVNQAMTAVQALALAMNRRDVMVSVAEGPGKGPGIDLYVGTATQVGQSAAARAMLAGAGPGLSVKDAAEPGRAVAILEGGSRKELDGALLAALRGPLSAALTSGVLAPQPGQLVARPTVAYTLADTGYQSRPFTGRLARTRFDIAMPADFYPAEYDTLNFFLSGATAPGLLPSAQLLVRVNDRVVTSFPFRNTDGETFRHKRIEMPLRAFRPGINRVELLAEVPDSRDAACQPGERTDGKPRFMMLQESGLEVPALARIGRLPDLGAFSGTAYPYAGGKPFTVMVDRPGGPALSVALTTVARLALSAGRPVNARLAYGSAGSSTTGDVLAVSTGGQPDASAPGTPAAVPPVAPIAGQDAVPGTDAFTTSATGHVDGLVSAGSEELLDAFQQSTAREGGRSANARFQDWLAQASSRFNSWLRYQDADKGELPEDANSLVTVSQRRAPAGDGVWTTIRAASPANLERGFRSLADPLTWEKLEGGTAIIRADTLELVTRQAEHRFVNEITDESFGNFRVSPPRGFPTISRSTCCSSWRCFRYSVSGLV, encoded by the coding sequence ATGGATAACAACAAGAAGATACATGGACTTGCGCTTGCGGCCTGGCTTGCCTCCGTTGCCCTGTTCCCGGGCAACGGAGAGGCGGAGGAAAACCGGCTGGTGCCGGAGGTGGCTGCAGCCCCCGCCGCGCCATCGGAAGCTGCCGCTCCAGTGGCGACGGCCACCAGCCTGATACCCTTCGAACAGGCGGCATCAAGCCTTGTCCTGCGCGGCGAGGACGACACGATTGCGCTCACCTTCAACATCTCCGAACCCGCCCGCCTTGTCGGCGGCGCGCTGCAGCTCGCCTATACCAATGCGGTGTCGGTGCTGCCGGATACGGCAACCATCGAGGTCAAGGTCAACGGCAAGCCCGCCGGGTCCTTCCCGGTGCGCTCGCCCAGCGGCTATCAGCTGCAATCGATCCCCGTCGGCACCGATGCGCTGCGCATGGGCCGCAACCGGGTCGAGGTGCGGGCGATCCAGCATCACCGGGTCGATTGCTCGCTGGATGCGACCTATGAACTCTGGACCCGGCTTTCCCCCGACAGGAGCGGCTTCCTGAGCAAGGCACCGATCCATTTTGCAGCGCCCATGGACCTGCTTGCCGTCGGCAAGACCGGGGAAGGCTTTACCGATATCCGGCTGATAGCGCCGTCAGGCGACAATACCGCCGTCGTCAACCAGGCGATGACCGCCGTACAGGCGCTGGCGCTGGCGATGAACCGCCGGGATGTGATGGTCAGCGTTGCCGAAGGCCCCGGCAAGGGCCCCGGCATCGATCTCTATGTCGGCACGGCCACCCAGGTGGGCCAGAGCGCGGCGGCGCGCGCCATGCTGGCCGGTGCCGGGCCCGGTCTCTCGGTCAAGGATGCGGCCGAGCCGGGCAGGGCGGTGGCGATCCTGGAAGGCGGTTCGCGCAAGGAACTCGATGGCGCGCTGCTCGCGGCGCTGCGCGGTCCGCTCAGCGCCGCCCTGACCTCGGGCGTGCTTGCCCCGCAGCCTGGCCAGCTGGTTGCCCGCCCGACGGTCGCCTATACGCTGGCCGATACGGGCTATCAGTCCCGGCCCTTTACCGGACGCCTCGCCCGCACCCGCTTTGACATCGCGATGCCTGCCGATTTCTACCCGGCGGAATATGACACGCTGAATTTCTTCCTGAGCGGCGCGACCGCGCCCGGCCTGCTGCCGAGCGCACAGCTGCTGGTCCGGGTCAACGACCGGGTGGTCACCAGCTTCCCCTTCCGCAATACCGATGGCGAGACCTTCCGGCACAAGCGCATCGAAATGCCGCTGCGCGCCTTTCGTCCCGGCATCAACCGGGTCGAGCTTCTGGCCGAGGTGCCGGATTCAAGGGACGCCGCCTGCCAGCCGGGCGAGCGCACTGATGGCAAGCCGCGCTTCATGATGCTGCAGGAATCGGGTCTTGAGGTTCCGGCGCTGGCGCGGATCGGGCGGCTGCCGGATCTCGGGGCCTTCTCCGGCACCGCCTATCCCTATGCCGGCGGCAAGCCCTTCACGGTGATGGTCGACCGGCCGGGCGGCCCGGCGCTTTCCGTGGCGCTGACCACAGTTGCCCGTCTGGCGCTGTCGGCGGGAAGGCCGGTCAATGCCCGCCTTGCCTATGGTTCCGCCGGCTCCTCGACCACCGGCGATGTGCTGGCGGTCTCAACCGGCGGCCAGCCGGATGCAAGCGCGCCCGGAACGCCTGCCGCCGTGCCGCCGGTCGCACCGATTGCCGGGCAGGACGCCGTGCCGGGCACCGATGCCTTCACCACCTCTGCGACCGGGCATGTCGACGGGCTGGTTTCCGCAGGCTCGGAAGAGCTGCTGGACGCGTTCCAGCAATCGACTGCCCGCGAAGGCGGACGCTCCGCCAATGCCCGGTTCCAGGACTGGCTGGCGCAGGCCTCGAGCCGGTTCAACAGCTGGCTGCGCTATCAGGATGCCGACAAGGGCGAACTGCCCGAGGACGCCAATTCGCTTGTCACCGTCAGCCAGCGCCGGGCACCTGCGGGTGACGGGGTGTGGACAACGATCCGCGCCGCATCTCCCGCCAATCTTGAGCGCGGCTTTCGCAGCCTTGCCGATCCGCTGACCTGGGAAAAGCTCGAAGGCGGCACCGCCATCATCCGCGCCGATACGCTGGAACTGGTCACCCGTCAGGCGGAGCACCGGTTTGTCAACGAGATCACCGATGAGAGCTTCGGCAATTTCCGCGTCTCGCCGCCTCGTGGTTTTCCGACAATTTCCAGATCTACGTGCTGCTCGTCGTGGCGCTGCTTTCGGTATTCGGTCTCTGGCTTGGTGTGA
- the bcsN gene encoding cellulose biosynthesis protein BcsN, whose amino-acid sequence MRKPLFLLLVLSLPLAACTSVAPDPFLTASVHPDAPPISSEVSPEFAVALLPATAGRIRTVRQTARKSYLQQQVVYENATEGFGENTLSVEVGKPSLDAAYLHAPSRRQILGEIREAFPGVAMQIRPVASDNLQGTFGYASGPFGAGGSCIYGWQMVDPNRDSNIVANMAGIDKKFRMQIRLRYCHPGIPEERIGALMEGMRVKSVSPDTMALLEFASGTGQVAIAVPPSVEPAATGKPVVRHRVRAARPADDFGNLDDVVLPITRKTPYAYGQPAVVITPNAQGGVPNAARVPIPVPVIAAPGVDPTVTAAPVKAAFPSPAAVPLPGMVR is encoded by the coding sequence ATGAGAAAACCGCTGTTTCTGCTGCTCGTCCTGTCCCTGCCGCTTGCCGCCTGCACCTCGGTCGCGCCGGACCCGTTCCTGACGGCCTCGGTGCATCCCGATGCGCCGCCGATCTCGAGCGAAGTGTCGCCGGAATTTGCCGTCGCACTTTTGCCCGCAACTGCCGGCCGGATCCGGACGGTGCGGCAGACTGCCCGCAAGTCCTATCTGCAACAGCAGGTGGTCTATGAAAACGCCACGGAAGGCTTTGGCGAAAACACCCTTTCCGTGGAAGTGGGCAAGCCGTCGCTCGATGCGGCCTATCTGCATGCGCCCTCGCGCCGGCAGATCCTCGGCGAGATTCGGGAGGCCTTTCCCGGCGTCGCCATGCAGATCCGCCCCGTTGCCAGCGACAACCTGCAAGGCACCTTCGGCTATGCCTCCGGCCCGTTCGGCGCGGGCGGCAGCTGCATCTATGGCTGGCAGATGGTCGACCCCAACCGCGACAGCAATATCGTTGCCAACATGGCCGGGATCGACAAGAAATTCCGCATGCAGATCCGCCTGCGCTATTGCCATCCCGGCATTCCCGAAGAGCGGATCGGGGCGCTGATGGAAGGAATGCGGGTGAAGTCCGTGTCGCCTGATACCATGGCGCTGCTCGAATTTGCCAGCGGTACCGGCCAGGTCGCCATCGCCGTGCCGCCGTCGGTGGAGCCTGCTGCCACCGGCAAGCCCGTCGTCCGGCACCGCGTACGCGCCGCCCGTCCGGCAGACGATTTCGGCAATCTCGACGATGTCGTCCTGCCGATTACCCGCAAGACGCCCTATGCCTATGGTCAGCCCGCCGTCGTCATCACTCCGAATGCGCAGGGCGGGGTGCCGAATGCTGCCCGGGTGCCGATCCCGGTGCCGGTGATTGCCGCCCCGGGTGTCGATCCGACCGTGACGGCTGCACCCGTCAAGGCGGCCTTCCCGAGCCCGGCAGCCGTGCCCCTGCCGGGTATGGTCCGCTAG
- a CDS encoding ATP-binding protein yields MPAVQYPFIDIAVHERVKDHFARGEAIVLFSLDLSDVLWANGPGAQLFGREIIYDLIEDGPNRNDVTFRQVEASGQQLSGSGDSRQFLIRIPAGFQRVPVQALVERITLSGAVEALLFAAPVGSQPLKQGRIARSMLEGFDDPDTHMAVLGGDGEVLAASPEFAGLGLTPSTARTLVAMVGTHPDHLVKRPVPTGRGYLPAAIGKVSAAPPMHLLFAVETILGNMGPAPGFPEESDELDASEAEADITVPPADSADAPQADGDCAAIVLADAVPAPGIEPLSAEQAFAPDMPMPADAADRDSPVEQVSAGETAAAFAEPADVAGSITPPAAAVAETPIATVETVATAETGDGFRFDRAARPTRFVWKIDADGHFSEVSPELAAAVGPHALLLAGSSFVDIAQLLDLDPDGRIAELLSRRDTWSGKTIHWPIEGTAMKAPVDLAALPTYRRNREFDGFRGFGIVRLADATQDPAAIGLTLSGPADDTPASAAPAVGDIDSGDETPVAAPEFDEPDAGVADDLTMQAAGETGPQEPRLEPPVLRIAVPAVAPDTDKVVQLETHRSRSRDSLTPGEQEAFREIARRLEPFRREDEATDSVDDPATEAEIGTDPGDENDHAPGPDAAEMGPDAPDVLSPVNGVNATPGPQAPAADPQAPEDAPPVPDVTAPVSSASETEQLEILASAIPPRTAMSGGLTGAILDEIPVALLIHTGDTLIHANPEFLRLSGYAGLTDLEAVGGLDSLLHHRDLEEMPDHSGGLSLVRADDDLVPVTARLQSVRWEDGHALLLALIPSGLRAATAAGAALEPDLGAADAESLTARVGTLEVEVEELRSILETATDGVVIIGTEGEIRSMNRSAAALFDYDDAETRGKPFVMLFAHESHRAVADYLSGMTGNGVASVLNDGREVIGREASGGFIPLFMTIGKLSASNGFCAVIRDITQWKRSEEDLKSAKRAAETANAHKSDFLARVSHEIRTPLNAIIGFSDMMAIEHFGPIGNPRYVEYANDIARSGRLVLDIVNDLLDISKIEAGEMELEFTAVGLNDAVSEAVSLVQPQAHTERVIIRTAFSDAVPDVVADLRSIKQIVLNILANAIRFTPAGGQIVVSTGYEPNGCVVLRIRDTGVGMTRAELEQAMKPFRQVTTGTRKRGDGTGLGLPLTKAMVDANRAGFTIQSAPNEGTLVEITFPSPRVLAN; encoded by the coding sequence ATGCCCGCAGTGCAGTACCCCTTCATTGATATTGCCGTTCACGAGCGGGTGAAGGATCACTTCGCGCGCGGTGAAGCGATCGTCCTGTTTTCGCTGGATCTTTCCGATGTGCTCTGGGCCAATGGCCCCGGTGCGCAGCTGTTCGGGCGGGAGATCATCTATGATCTGATCGAAGACGGACCGAACCGCAACGACGTCACCTTCCGGCAGGTGGAGGCAAGCGGCCAGCAACTGTCTGGCTCCGGTGACAGCCGGCAATTCCTGATCCGCATCCCCGCAGGCTTCCAGCGCGTGCCGGTACAGGCGCTGGTGGAGCGGATAACGCTCTCGGGCGCTGTCGAGGCGCTGCTGTTTGCCGCACCGGTCGGCAGCCAGCCCCTGAAGCAGGGGCGGATTGCCCGGTCGATGCTGGAGGGGTTCGACGATCCGGATACGCATATGGCGGTTCTGGGTGGCGATGGCGAGGTGCTGGCCGCCTCTCCGGAATTTGCAGGCCTGGGCCTCACACCTTCAACCGCGCGCACCCTGGTTGCAATGGTCGGCACCCATCCCGATCATCTGGTCAAGCGTCCCGTGCCGACAGGTCGCGGCTATCTGCCCGCCGCAATCGGCAAGGTCAGCGCCGCGCCGCCGATGCATCTGCTGTTTGCCGTTGAAACCATCCTCGGCAATATGGGCCCTGCCCCCGGCTTTCCGGAGGAGAGCGATGAGCTCGACGCGTCCGAAGCGGAGGCGGATATCACAGTGCCGCCCGCCGACAGCGCCGACGCGCCCCAGGCTGACGGGGACTGTGCAGCCATTGTCCTCGCCGACGCCGTGCCCGCCCCCGGGATCGAGCCGCTGTCTGCCGAACAGGCCTTTGCACCGGACATGCCAATGCCTGCCGATGCGGCAGACCGCGACAGCCCCGTGGAACAGGTCAGTGCCGGCGAGACTGCCGCAGCTTTTGCTGAGCCTGCAGATGTCGCAGGCTCCATCACACCGCCCGCTGCCGCCGTTGCAGAAACGCCGATTGCCACCGTTGAAACGGTTGCCACCGCTGAAACCGGTGACGGATTCCGTTTTGATCGCGCCGCCCGTCCGACCCGGTTTGTCTGGAAAATCGATGCCGATGGCCATTTTTCCGAAGTCTCGCCGGAACTGGCCGCCGCCGTTGGTCCGCATGCCCTGCTGCTGGCCGGTTCGTCCTTTGTCGATATCGCGCAATTGCTCGATCTCGATCCGGATGGCAGGATTGCCGAGCTTCTGTCCCGGCGCGACACCTGGTCTGGAAAAACCATCCACTGGCCAATCGAAGGCACGGCCATGAAGGCCCCCGTCGATCTCGCCGCCTTGCCGACCTATCGGCGCAACCGGGAATTCGACGGGTTCCGGGGCTTTGGCATCGTGCGCCTGGCGGATGCCACGCAAGACCCCGCCGCCATCGGCCTGACGCTTTCTGGCCCGGCAGATGACACTCCCGCCAGCGCTGCGCCTGCGGTTGGAGACATCGACAGCGGCGACGAGACGCCCGTTGCCGCACCTGAATTTGACGAACCCGACGCCGGCGTGGCGGACGATCTCACGATGCAAGCGGCTGGCGAAACCGGTCCGCAGGAACCCCGCCTCGAGCCGCCGGTGCTGCGCATCGCCGTGCCGGCGGTTGCCCCGGATACGGACAAGGTGGTGCAGCTCGAGACCCATCGCAGCCGCAGCCGCGACAGCCTGACCCCCGGCGAACAGGAAGCGTTTCGCGAGATCGCCCGGCGGCTTGAGCCCTTCCGCCGCGAGGATGAGGCGACGGACAGCGTCGATGATCCCGCGACCGAAGCCGAAATCGGCACCGATCCCGGCGATGAGAATGATCATGCGCCCGGTCCAGATGCCGCAGAGATGGGGCCTGACGCGCCTGATGTCCTTTCCCCCGTGAACGGCGTGAACGCGACGCCCGGGCCACAGGCACCAGCGGCCGATCCGCAAGCACCTGAAGACGCGCCACCCGTGCCCGACGTGACCGCACCGGTCTCCTCGGCAAGCGAAACCGAGCAGCTGGAAATCCTCGCCTCCGCCATCCCGCCCCGTACCGCCATGTCCGGCGGGCTGACTGGCGCGATCCTTGATGAAATCCCGGTCGCCCTGCTGATTCACACCGGCGATACGCTGATCCATGCCAATCCGGAATTTCTCCGCCTGTCGGGCTATGCCGGACTTACAGATCTCGAGGCGGTCGGCGGACTGGATTCGCTGCTCCACCACCGGGATCTCGAGGAGATGCCGGACCATTCCGGCGGATTGTCGCTGGTGCGCGCCGATGATGATCTGGTTCCGGTGACAGCCCGGCTGCAATCGGTACGCTGGGAGGATGGCCATGCCCTGCTTCTGGCGCTGATCCCTTCCGGCTTGCGCGCCGCAACTGCGGCCGGTGCCGCGCTTGAGCCAGACCTGGGTGCTGCCGATGCCGAGAGCCTGACGGCCCGTGTCGGGACCCTTGAGGTCGAAGTCGAGGAACTGCGGTCGATTCTCGAAACCGCGACCGATGGCGTGGTCATCATCGGCACAGAGGGCGAGATCCGCTCGATGAACCGGTCGGCAGCGGCGCTTTTCGACTATGACGATGCCGAAACCCGCGGCAAGCCCTTCGTCATGCTCTTTGCCCATGAGAGCCACCGGGCGGTTGCCGACTATCTCTCCGGCATGACCGGCAACGGCGTCGCCAGCGTGCTCAACGACGGTCGGGAAGTGATCGGCCGCGAGGCCTCGGGCGGGTTCATTCCGCTGTTCATGACCATCGGCAAGCTCAGCGCCTCCAACGGCTTCTGCGCCGTGATCCGCGACATCACCCAGTGGAAGCGCTCGGAAGAAGACCTGAAGAGCGCCAAGCGGGCAGCGGAAACCGCCAATGCCCACAAGAGCGATTTTCTGGCCCGGGTCAGCCACGAGATCCGCACGCCGCTGAACGCGATCATCGGCTTTTCCGACATGATGGCGATCGAGCATTTCGGCCCGATCGGCAATCCGCGCTATGTCGAATATGCCAATGACATCGCCCGTTCCGGCCGTCTGGTGCTCGATATCGTCAACGACCTCCTCGATATATCCAAGATCGAGGCGGGCGAGATGGAGCTGGAATTCACCGCCGTCGGGCTGAACGATGCAGTCTCGGAGGCCGTGTCGCTGGTGCAGCCGCAGGCCCATACGGAGCGGGTGATCATCCGCACCGCCTTTTCCGACGCCGTTCCCGATGTCGTCGCCGATCTGCGCTCGATCAAGCAGATCGTGCTCAATATTCTCGCCAATGCGATCCGCTTCACCCCCGCCGGTGGCCAGATCGTCGTGTCGACCGGCTATGAGCCGAATGGCTGTGTGGTATTGCGGATTCGCGATACCGGTGTCGGCATGACGCGGGCGGAACTGGAACAGGCCATGAAGCCGTTCCGGCAGGTCACCACCGGCACCCGCAAACGTGGTGATGGCACAGGCCTTGGCCTGCCCCTGACGAAAGCCATGGTGGATGCCAACCGGGCAGGCTTCACCATCCAGTCGGCCCCCAACGAGGGTACGCTGGTGGAAATCACCTTCCCCTCGCCGCGTGTTCTTGCGAATTGA
- a CDS encoding phasin — translation MAAKKNEDVFSVTAFDPSKVTESLRDFAEKGAEQSKQAFARMKTVAEDATKTVETTVQSVQAGSVDLGLKAIDALRVNAETSFAHMEALLGVKSVSEFFELQTSFLRKQAETAVEQAKTMQEATRKLAETVAKPAKDAAEKAVASFKAA, via the coding sequence ATGGCTGCCAAGAAGAACGAAGACGTCTTTTCCGTAACCGCTTTCGACCCGTCCAAGGTCACCGAGAGCCTGCGCGATTTCGCCGAAAAGGGCGCAGAACAGTCCAAGCAGGCTTTTGCCCGCATGAAGACCGTTGCCGAAGACGCCACCAAGACCGTTGAAACCACCGTTCAGTCGGTCCAGGCCGGTTCGGTCGATCTCGGCCTCAAGGCCATCGACGCGCTGCGCGTCAATGCCGAAACCTCGTTTGCCCACATGGAAGCCCTGCTCGGCGTGAAGTCGGTGTCGGAATTCTTCGAGTTGCAGACCTCGTTCCTGCGCAAGCAGGCCGAGACCGCCGTCGAACAGGCAAAGACCATGCAGGAAGCCACCCGCAAGCTGGCTGAAACCGTTGCCAAGCCTGCAAAGGATGCTGCCGAAAAGGCCGTTGCCAGCTTCAAGGCTGCCTGA